Proteins from a single region of Rhodovibrio salinarum DSM 9154:
- a CDS encoding ZIP family metal transporter yields MIETSVWTVFIAALITALATGLGALPFLFVRNLTRRWEAIGNAIAAGLMIAASIGLVKSGIELSVLRTLIGIGLGAIFMFYSHKLVHAREDLTIGELTGADARKALVIVGVMTMHSAAEGIGVGVSFGGGEDLGVLMTIAIAIHNVPEGLAISLVLVPRGVSVLMAAWWSVFSSLPQPILAIPAFIFVWFFQPLLPVGLGLAAGAMFWMTFSEMIPEARQEVSWMAVISAVGGAVLAMAGLGWAVGGL; encoded by the coding sequence ATGATCGAGACCAGCGTCTGGACCGTTTTCATCGCGGCCTTGATCACGGCGCTCGCGACGGGTCTGGGCGCACTGCCGTTCCTGTTCGTGCGCAACCTGACGCGCCGTTGGGAGGCGATCGGCAATGCGATCGCCGCCGGCCTGATGATCGCGGCGTCGATCGGTCTGGTGAAGTCGGGGATCGAGCTATCGGTTCTGCGCACCCTGATCGGCATCGGGTTGGGGGCGATTTTCATGTTCTACAGCCACAAGCTGGTGCACGCGCGCGAGGACCTGACGATCGGCGAATTGACCGGCGCGGATGCGCGCAAGGCGCTGGTGATCGTCGGCGTGATGACGATGCATTCGGCTGCCGAGGGAATCGGTGTTGGCGTCTCGTTCGGCGGGGGCGAGGATCTGGGCGTGCTGATGACGATCGCGATCGCCATCCACAACGTGCCGGAGGGGCTGGCGATCTCGCTCGTACTGGTGCCGCGCGGTGTCTCGGTGTTGATGGCGGCGTGGTGGAGCGTGTTCTCCTCTTTGCCGCAGCCGATCCTGGCGATTCCGGCGTTTATCTTCGTCTGGTTCTTCCAACCGCTGCTGCCCGTGGGCCTGGGGTTGGCGGCCGGGGCGATGTTCTGGATGACCTTCTCGGAAATGATTCCAGAAGCACGTCAGGAGGTTAGCTGGATGGCGGTGATCTCTGCGGTAGGCGGTGCGGTCCTGGCAATGGCGGGGCTCGGCTGGGCCGTTGGCGGACTTTAG
- a CDS encoding glutathione S-transferase family protein: protein MRVLYHTPLHPGCRKVRLQLQEKSLAFELKTEQTWQRREGFLRLNPAGEVPVLVEDSAVIAEAPVISEFLEEAYPEIDLLGTDAFERAETRRLVWWFDAKFHEEVTRNLVDEKILKRLMRSGNPDSQAIRCGHANIGYHLAYIAWLCDRRTWLAGDSFSLADIAAAAQLSAVDYLGDVPWEDVPGAKDWYARVKSRPSMRGILAENIPGFPPPDHYADLDF from the coding sequence ATGCGCGTTCTCTATCACACCCCTTTGCACCCCGGATGCCGCAAGGTCCGCCTGCAGCTGCAGGAAAAGAGCCTGGCATTCGAACTGAAGACCGAACAGACCTGGCAACGCCGGGAGGGCTTCTTGCGCCTGAACCCGGCGGGCGAGGTGCCGGTGTTGGTCGAGGACAGCGCGGTGATCGCCGAGGCTCCCGTGATCTCCGAGTTCCTGGAGGAGGCCTATCCGGAGATCGACTTGCTGGGCACGGATGCGTTCGAACGGGCGGAGACGCGCCGGCTCGTCTGGTGGTTCGACGCCAAGTTCCACGAGGAGGTCACGCGCAATCTGGTCGACGAGAAGATCTTGAAGCGCCTGATGCGCAGCGGTAACCCGGATAGCCAGGCGATCCGCTGTGGCCATGCCAATATCGGCTATCACCTGGCCTACATCGCGTGGCTGTGCGACCGGCGAACCTGGCTGGCGGGCGACAGTTTTTCGCTGGCCGACATCGCGGCCGCCGCGCAGCTTTCGGCGGTCGACTACCTGGGCGACGTGCCGTGGGAGGATGTGCCGGGCGCCAAGGACTGGTACGCCCGGGTCAAGTCGCGCCCGTCGATGCGCGGCATCCTGGCCGAGAACATCCCCGGGTTTCCGCCGCCGGACCATTACGCCGATCTGGATTTTTGA